In Leptotrichia buccalis C-1013-b, the genomic window TCCTTCCAAATCTTTTACAGTTTTAATAGTACTGTTACCCTTGTTAACTAAGGCAACTAGCCCTGATTCATAATATGGATCAGAAAAATCTACAGATTTCTTTCTTTCTTCAGTAATGCTCGCTCCTGCAATTACTCCATCAAGCTGTCCTGACTGTAACGCTGGAATCAATCCCCCAAAATCCATTGGCTTAAATTCCACTTCAAATCCTTCTAGTTTCCCAATCGCTTGCAACAATTCTATATCAATTCCAGTATATTTGCTATCCTTTTTATATTCAAATGGCGGAAAACTTGTGTCTATTCCAATTGTATATTTTTTCTTGCCATCTGCCGATTTACTTCCACATGCCATTGTTAACATAAATACTGTCACTAACATAATCATTTTTAACATTTTAGATTTCATAAAAATTATCCTCCAAATTTTAGATTTTATTTCTTAAATTGCTTTTTTGCATTTAAGAATATTCGTTATAAAAAAAGTCTAGCACAAAAAAAAATTATTGTCAAAATTTTTAAATTTTTCATATTTTTCCATTTTTTTACTAAATTTTTCACAAATTTTAGAAAAAAAATCTTGTTTTTCCCTTAATTTTAATTGCTATTCGCCATATAAATTACTTTTTTTCACTAATAACTCAAATTATAATTTACACATAATAAAAAAAGAGCCATCATTTTTTGGATAACTCTTAATTTTTTAAAATTCTAATACATTATTTTGGGCGGAATATATTGTACTACTTTTGAATTTTTAGATTTTATTTGTTGTTTTATACCATTAAACATTGACTCATTAATTTTAGTTATATCTTGTTCAGAAATACTATTTATAATTTTCTCAGCTTTATTAAATTTACCTAAACGTCTGTTAGCTTCTGCTTTTATTAATAAAGCATCCCCTCTTTCTTCTCTTCGCTGCTTTAAAGTTGCATAATCTTTACTCTTTTGTGATTTTTTTATTTCATTGTCTAAATTGGCAATTACCTTATCAATATAATTTATGGATTTTGTAAGTTCATTATTTGTTGAAAGACTTTGTTCATTGTAGACGTATCCTAAAAAATTTTCAGGTTCATCCATATAAAATAAGCTCACAGCTTTATAATATTTTTTATCTAGTTTAGCAAATAAACGGTCTATTTTTGTTTTTTCACCTAATTCACGATATAATTTAGCTTGTTGTAATAATTGCTCTTCAGTTATTTCTTTCTTGTCTTCAGCTATTTCTCTTTGTAAAAATTTAAGTGCCTTATTTACAATCATCCGTTTATCATTTTTATCTTGAATTTTGTTTTTGAAACGTTCAAAACCATTGCTTAACTCAATACCTGTCAAATCATAATAAAAATTTGCCGCCTTTTGTAAATCTTTTGATGAAACACTCTCCAGTATTTTATTCATTTTCTCATATTCTTTATTTTCAGCATACAAATTTAATAATTTCCAAGGTATTTCTTCCTTTTTAGCTTCAAATGATTTTTCCAAATAATTTATTCCCTTTTGCAATGCTTCTTTTGTTATCGCCTGATTTTCTGAATGGTCAAAATAATACGAATTATAATAAGCTTCTCCAATTTCCTTATCCGAAAATTCTTTTGTTAATTCATAAAATCTTCCTAAATAATAATATTTTCCCGCCTCTTTGGAAATTTCACGATAATCTTTTCCATTAATAATTTTTTCGTATTTTTTTAATTCTGCATTGGTAAATTTTTCCTTAAACATTACAAATTTATTTCCAGGACATTGTGGTATATGAAAATCTACAAATTTTTCTCCACCAATAGGACAAACATACGGTGTTCTTATCGCAGGGGTTCCAAAAATATTTAAATTTCCAATAATAATTCCTCCCAAAATTATTACTCCAACTTTTAACTTCATTTTTCCACACTCCTTTTAAAAATATAGTCAAATCTCTTTAATACTATAAAAACTAATAATATCTTACCTATAATTAATTATAACATCAAAACCTTTAATTAAACTTAAAATAAGCCAACAAAAAATAATAAACCTGCTCTTTTCTTAACTTTAAGATTAAAAGCAGGTTTACCAAATATATACTTAATTTTTAGACTCTCAATTTAATTATTTAGGCGATACCAAAATCTTAACTTGGCTCTTTTCTTTAACTAATGCCTCAAATCCTTCATTTACAATATCTTCCAATTTAATTCTTTTTGTTACTAATAAATCTTTTGAAAAATATCCTTGTTTCATCAGTTCCAATGTTTTAGGGAATACATCACGGTATGCGATAACTCCTTTTATTGTTCTTTCTTGAATTACCACTTCGTTAGGCTGAATCGGTGCTTCTGTTTCCCAGATACTTACAACCATTAATTCTCCATCTTTTTCAGCGGCTTCCAAAGATTGCTGCAATACAGCAGGAACTCCTGTCACTTCATAAGACACATTTACTCCGCCATTTGTTTTCTCTTTTATAAATTCAACTGAATTTACTTTTGTTGGATCTACAATTATTGCTCCTAATTTTTTAGCGATTTCCTGTCTTTCAGGCGAAACTTCCACAGCATAAATTTCTGTTGCTCCAGATGCTCTCAATGCGTCAATGATAAGAAGCCCGATTGGTCCACAGCCGAAGACTGCGGCTGTATCTCCTGTATTGAATTTGCTTTGTCTAACTGCGTAAACTGCCACTGCTGCTGGTTCTGTCAATGCTCC contains:
- a CDS encoding transporter substrate-binding domain-containing protein; the protein is MKSKMLKMIMLVTVFMLTMACGSKSADGKKKYTIGIDTSFPPFEYKKDSKYTGIDIELLQAIGKLEGFEVEFKPMDFGGLIPALQSGQLDGVIAGASITEERKKSVDFSDPYYESGLVALVNKGNSTIKTVKDLEGKRLVVKNGTAGAKFAEDNLKGKATIRVFEDSASTLKAVENNQADAAFEDYPVIAYTIKVNPNLNVKIGTEKLTNNEYGFMVKKGENKELLEKFNKGLKTLKENGEYQKIVDKYTK
- a CDS encoding 2,3-butanediol dehydrogenase, translating into MGTMKAARWHNRKDVRVEEVEIPEITRENQIKIAVKYAGICGSDLHEYLGGPIFIPADTPHPYTNEKAPITMGHEFCGEVIEIGNGITKFKVGDRVTVEPILAKNGLVGKYNLDPNLNFIGLAGGGGGFSEFVVVNEDQAHKLPDEIDFEQGALTEPAAVAVYAVRQSKFNTGDTAAVFGCGPIGLLIIDALRASGATEIYAVEVSPERQEIAKKLGAIIVDPTKVNSVEFIKEKTNGGVNVSYEVTGVPAVLQQSLEAAEKDGELMVVSIWETEAPIQPNEVVIQERTIKGVIAYRDVFPKTLELMKQGYFSKDLLVTKRIKLEDIVNEGFEALVKEKSQVKILVSPK